From the Oxobacter pfennigii genome, one window contains:
- a CDS encoding complex I subunit 5 family protein gives MENIMLFSVLILPFLGSFAGYLLGKKSEKCRNLFYIIISGAILILLVMLYRYVYAEAIDISIRHIMGTGLHLRLDLFRYVFLLLASFLWFLALLYSLKYLIGYKNRNRNRYYFYFMLTLGSTIGFFISENLLNLFTFFEVMSFTSYVLIIHDEDDYSHDAGNTYMVTAIIGGLTLLMGLFLLYNYTQTLDISLLHEAVKDMGSIKYVISALMIIGFGVKAGMIPLHTWLPKAHPAAPAPASAVLSGVLLKAGIFGIILTADIMLKEDFYVSMVIFCAGLINMFLGGLLAMLQRNIKRILAYSSISQIGYILVGVGLTGILKEHNAIAVYGTLFHIINHGIFKVMLFMSAGIIYMVLHELSINEIGGFGRNKNILKAVFLIGMFAITGMPGFNGYVSKTLIHHALTEAYHIYHNFIFKAAEMVFILSSSFTTAYLLKIFMAVFVDKGKRDYKGVAYNASKIIYLPLITLCVAIIYIGIWPKDILYLIGGAAKTFGVKEIEVHFYAMKSVLDSLLINFLGGAIYFLFVRKLLREGEGNFKYYINPALNWFSIERDFYIPAGKILFFLGSHVFKFIDDAILNLALFFVKAFHALKKLNEESLKNYIHMIKERSYTYFEGMKPKAIALARKLNGITSSVYIFAYVLVLFLLILIIF, from the coding sequence TTGGAAAATATCATGCTTTTTTCCGTACTCATACTTCCCTTTTTAGGTTCATTTGCAGGATATCTCTTGGGGAAGAAAAGCGAAAAGTGCAGAAATTTATTTTACATTATAATATCGGGTGCAATCCTTATTCTTTTGGTTATGCTTTACAGATATGTATACGCCGAAGCCATCGATATTTCAATCCGACATATAATGGGCACAGGTCTTCACTTAAGACTTGATTTATTCAGATATGTATTTTTGCTTCTGGCCTCTTTTCTATGGTTTTTAGCCCTTTTGTATTCCTTGAAATATCTCATAGGCTACAAAAACAGAAACAGAAACAGGTATTATTTTTACTTCATGCTTACCTTGGGAAGCACCATAGGTTTTTTTATTTCCGAAAATCTATTAAATCTCTTTACCTTCTTTGAGGTGATGTCCTTTACCTCTTATGTCCTTATAATTCACGATGAGGATGATTATTCCCATGATGCAGGAAACACTTACATGGTTACGGCAATAATAGGTGGATTGACCCTTTTAATGGGATTGTTCCTCTTGTATAATTATACCCAAACACTGGATATCAGCTTGCTTCATGAAGCCGTAAAAGACATGGGCAGTATAAAATATGTCATTTCAGCTCTTATGATAATAGGCTTTGGAGTAAAGGCAGGGATGATTCCTCTTCATACCTGGCTTCCAAAAGCTCATCCTGCCGCACCGGCACCTGCCAGTGCAGTTTTATCCGGAGTGCTTTTAAAGGCAGGGATTTTCGGTATAATACTGACCGCAGATATAATGCTTAAAGAGGATTTTTATGTTTCCATGGTCATATTTTGTGCAGGACTTATTAATATGTTTTTAGGCGGCCTCTTGGCCATGCTTCAAAGGAATATAAAGAGAATACTGGCTTACAGCAGTATAAGCCAGATTGGATATATACTGGTTGGTGTTGGCCTTACAGGCATTTTAAAAGAACATAATGCCATTGCCGTATACGGAACCCTTTTTCACATAATAAACCATGGTATTTTCAAAGTGATGCTCTTTATGAGCGCAGGCATAATATACATGGTGCTGCACGAATTGAGTATAAATGAAATAGGAGGCTTCGGAAGAAATAAAAACATACTTAAAGCCGTATTTTTAATAGGTATGTTTGCCATAACCGGCATGCCGGGCTTTAATGGATATGTGAGCAAAACCCTTATTCACCATGCACTGACGGAGGCTTACCATATATATCACAATTTTATTTTTAAGGCGGCGGAAATGGTATTTATATTAAGCAGCAGTTTTACAACAGCCTATCTTTTGAAAATCTTCATGGCAGTTTTCGTAGATAAGGGAAAAAGGGATTATAAGGGTGTAGCATATAACGCTTCTAAAATCATTTACCTTCCCTTGATTACTTTGTGTGTAGCTATAATATATATCGGCATATGGCCTAAAGATATATTATATTTAATAGGCGGAGCGGCAAAAACCTTTGGCGTTAAGGAAATAGAGGTTCATTTTTATGCCATGAAATCGGTCTTGGATTCACTTTTAATTAATTTCCTTGGAGGTGCAATTTATTTCTTATTTGTAAGGAAGCTTTTAAGAGAGGGAGAAGGGAATTTCAAATATTATATCAATCCTGCATTAAACTGGTTCAGTATTGAAAGGGATTTTTACATTCCGGCAGGCAAAATACTTTTTTTCCTGGGCTCCCATGTGTTTAAATTTATTGATGATGCCATTTTGAATTTAGCCCTTTTTTTTGTCAAAGCCTTTCATGCATTAAAAAAGCTTAATGAGGAAAGCCTTAAAAATTATATACATATGATAAAGGAGAGGTCATACACATATTTTGAGGGGATGAAACCCAAGGCAATTGCTTTGGCTCGTAAATTAAACGGCATTACAAGCTCCGTATATATATTTGCCTATGTACTAGTATTATTTTTATTGATTTTGATAATTTTTTAA
- a CDS encoding complex I subunit 5 family protein yields MSIYFKVDKLGILFSLLVTILFILTFIYSLEYMKKEGNIKRFLFYLLLTEAVVLGIAFSGNLMTLYVFYEILALVTFPLIIHKGNGESKYNGKKYLFYSFGGAALILFGMIVLYSLTKSTEFAPSGIVNNLPSNNRELYIISYISMFLGFGVKAALVPFHSWLPAVMVAPIPASAFLDAAAVVKSGVFAIIRMSYFIFGAEVISDFSTNSIFYIFILLSIILGSFLALHQKNIQRRLAYSTISHLGYILLGIVMINEDALMGSLLHMVNHAFIKINLFLCTGAIIYMTNKTRTEEIRGIGKKMPVTMGCFTASAISLIGIPPANGFVSKWYLALGGLSLGRWIFPLILLLSALLTALYILPIITQAFFKKGNDAVIDIGEAPPMILLPIMIITAIIIVLGLFPNTLIEFIEKILLPLF; encoded by the coding sequence ATGAGTATATATTTTAAAGTAGATAAATTAGGGATATTATTTTCCTTGCTGGTAACCATCCTCTTTATATTAACCTTTATTTATTCCCTGGAATATATGAAAAAGGAAGGAAATATAAAAAGATTTCTATTCTATCTTTTATTAACAGAAGCTGTGGTTTTAGGAATTGCTTTTTCAGGTAATTTAATGACTCTATATGTATTTTATGAAATATTGGCATTAGTTACCTTTCCTCTTATAATTCACAAGGGAAATGGTGAATCAAAATATAACGGCAAGAAGTATCTTTTTTATTCCTTTGGAGGTGCGGCATTAATCTTATTTGGAATGATTGTGCTCTACAGCCTGACGAAAAGTACAGAATTTGCACCTTCGGGAATTGTTAACAATCTGCCATCAAACAACAGGGAGCTTTATATCATAAGCTATATATCCATGTTTTTAGGCTTTGGTGTAAAAGCAGCATTAGTACCCTTTCATTCCTGGCTTCCGGCAGTAATGGTGGCCCCCATTCCGGCCAGTGCATTTTTGGATGCCGCAGCAGTTGTGAAATCAGGAGTTTTTGCAATCATAAGAATGAGCTATTTTATATTCGGAGCTGAAGTTATATCGGATTTTTCAACAAACAGCATATTTTATATTTTTATTTTACTGTCCATAATCTTGGGCTCTTTTTTGGCACTACACCAGAAAAATATTCAACGACGTCTGGCTTATTCCACCATAAGTCATTTAGGATATATACTTTTAGGTATTGTAATGATAAATGAAGACGCTTTGATGGGAAGCCTTCTTCATATGGTCAACCATGCATTTATTAAAATAAATCTTTTCTTATGCACAGGCGCCATCATCTACATGACAAATAAAACCCGTACAGAAGAGATAAGGGGAATAGGGAAAAAGATGCCGGTGACCATGGGCTGCTTTACCGCATCAGCCATTTCCTTGATAGGCATTCCGCCGGCCAATGGTTTTGTCAGCAAGTGGTATCTGGCTTTAGGCGGACTTAGCTTGGGAAGGTGGATTTTTCCTCTGATACTCCTTTTAAGCGCTCTTTTGACAGCCTTGTATATACTGCCAATCATCACACAAGCTTTCTTTAAAAAAGGAAATGATGCTGTCATTGACATAGGAGAAGCTCCGCCAATGATTTTACTGCCAATTATGATAATCACTGCCATAATAATAGTTTTGGGGCTGTTCCCAAATACCCTGATAGAATTTATCGAAAAAATACTGTTGCCATTATTCTAA
- a CDS encoding YjbE family putative metal transport protein (Members of this highly hydrophobic protein family,regularly are found preceded by the yybP-ykoY manganese riboswitch (see RF00080). A metal cation transport function is proposed.), with the protein MSDDLFSFLLSAAQITLIDIVLSGDNISVIALSVRRLPPKYAEIANITGILGAVLMRIIFASIATILIAIEWLPIKLLGGLLLLSITYDLINQKEGGSTTYAKPEKSFIKAIYNIIAADITMSIDNVLAIAGIARGDISLIIFGLLFNIPILFWGTKIVLKLINKYTLTIYLGAGVLVKTALEMMLNDKLVSLYTTPLFKEVIPLLSGFLLIVYGMISIKLENKKR; encoded by the coding sequence ATGAGTGATGATTTATTTTCTTTTCTTCTTTCCGCAGCGCAGATAACCTTGATTGATATTGTATTATCCGGAGATAATATAAGCGTTATTGCTTTATCGGTTCGCAGGCTACCTCCTAAATATGCCGAAATTGCAAATATTACAGGCATTTTAGGCGCAGTTTTAATGAGAATAATATTTGCTTCTATAGCCACAATTCTCATAGCCATAGAATGGCTGCCCATAAAACTGTTAGGAGGGTTATTGCTGTTATCAATAACCTATGACCTTATAAATCAAAAGGAAGGCGGCAGCACAACTTATGCAAAGCCTGAAAAAAGCTTTATAAAGGCAATATATAACATAATAGCTGCCGACATAACAATGAGCATAGATAATGTACTTGCCATAGCCGGCATAGCCAGAGGCGATATCAGCCTTATAATATTTGGCCTGCTTTTTAATATTCCCATATTGTTTTGGGGAACAAAAATTGTACTTAAGCTTATAAATAAATATACGCTGACCATTTACTTAGGTGCAGGGGTACTTGTAAAAACTGCTCTGGAAATGATGCTTAATGATAAACTGGTATCCCTATACACCACTCCTTTATTTAAGGAAGTCATACCCCTATTATCGGGATTTCTTTTGATAGTATACGGTATGATATCAATCAAACTTGAAAATAAAAAAAGGTAG
- a CDS encoding transglycosylase domain-containing protein, producing the protein MEKKDGTKFRNPNIYKKTITVLLIIIIMPMSAAFGIVAAYISDASYVDTANFMGNLKLTTYIYDKDGNFIESLHGVENREYINIKNIQKHTRNAFIAIEDERFLKHSGIDIRRIFGALYADLKSGRYDQGASTITQQLIKNTILTRKKEMKRKIQEAYLALKIESELSKDEILEYYLNTIYLGGNAYGLQAASQYYFSKDASELSLAESALIAGLTQSPSKYNPYLNGDSPEVYKNRQLTVLSKMLELEMITQEEYEKAKLEELNFKKRDSNSKIKYPWFMDAVIRSITTDLKAEYRYEEDEIIQLIYGGGLKIYTTLDPKVQDIVDKSVDDPKYYPQLKKDVAVWGKDAIIQPQAAVVINDYKTGQVRAVSGGRGEQPFRSQNRATDPTFARQPGSAMKPIAVYGPAFDLGYSTGSVIDDSPFNSYEASLAAGWPKEGPKNHDGRYRGLTTIREGVKWSSNVMAAKLILEIGNDASTEYIEKFGISTLVLSGSSNDLGPAKALGGLTKGVTPLEMSGAYGVFGNGGTYIEPILYTRVEDSDGNILLQKEQQKHEVISPQAAYMTIDVLKEVVNGGTGSAVKSKGNFTSSASAGKTGTTEKGADAYFAGLTPYYCGVIWMGHDKPSISINAKSTETAWMWGDIMRQIHTGLETKDFEMPEGLVTVKVCRDSGKLPTELCLKDPRGSRVIEELFTEDNVPYDTCKTHVSIKVDMFTGRPVNEFFYPFFTEEKIYIKRYQPVDDRVEDYEYQIPNELNDMGY; encoded by the coding sequence ATGGAAAAAAAGGATGGCACTAAATTTAGAAATCCCAATATATATAAAAAAACCATCACTGTTTTACTCATCATAATCATAATGCCCATGTCTGCTGCATTTGGCATTGTAGCTGCTTACATAAGCGATGCATCCTATGTTGATACAGCCAATTTTATGGGCAATTTGAAGCTCACAACATATATTTACGATAAGGACGGAAATTTTATAGAAAGCCTTCATGGCGTTGAAAACAGGGAATACATAAACATAAAAAATATACAAAAACATACCCGAAATGCCTTTATCGCCATTGAAGATGAGCGCTTTTTGAAGCATTCCGGAATAGACATAAGGCGTATTTTCGGAGCCCTTTATGCGGATTTGAAATCCGGAAGGTATGACCAGGGTGCATCCACCATAACCCAGCAATTAATAAAAAATACCATATTAACGAGAAAAAAAGAGATGAAAAGAAAAATCCAGGAAGCTTATCTGGCATTGAAGATAGAAAGTGAGCTTTCAAAAGACGAGATACTGGAATATTATCTAAACACCATTTATCTAGGTGGAAATGCCTATGGACTTCAGGCAGCCTCCCAGTATTATTTCAGCAAGGATGCATCAGAGCTCTCTTTAGCTGAAAGCGCATTGATTGCAGGTTTAACTCAAAGCCCCTCAAAGTACAATCCATATCTTAATGGAGACAGTCCAGAAGTTTATAAAAACAGGCAATTGACGGTGCTTTCAAAAATGCTGGAGCTTGAAATGATTACTCAGGAGGAGTATGAAAAGGCAAAATTAGAAGAGCTTAATTTTAAAAAAAGGGACAGCAATTCAAAGATAAAATATCCCTGGTTTATGGATGCGGTAATAAGGAGCATAACTACTGACTTAAAAGCAGAGTACAGATATGAGGAGGATGAGATAATACAGCTTATATACGGCGGCGGCCTTAAGATATATACAACACTGGACCCGAAAGTTCAGGACATTGTAGATAAATCAGTAGATGATCCTAAATATTATCCCCAGCTTAAAAAGGATGTGGCTGTGTGGGGAAAGGATGCCATAATTCAGCCCCAGGCGGCAGTTGTCATAAACGATTATAAGACAGGACAAGTGAGGGCTGTTTCTGGAGGCAGGGGAGAACAGCCCTTCAGGTCACAGAACAGGGCAACGGACCCTACCTTTGCAAGGCAGCCGGGATCTGCCATGAAACCTATCGCGGTATACGGTCCTGCCTTTGACTTGGGATATTCAACAGGAAGTGTAATCGATGATTCTCCTTTTAATTCCTATGAGGCATCATTGGCAGCTGGATGGCCCAAAGAAGGTCCTAAAAACCATGATGGCAGGTACAGAGGCTTAACCACCATAAGAGAAGGGGTAAAATGGTCCTCCAATGTCATGGCTGCAAAGCTAATATTGGAAATTGGAAATGATGCCAGCACGGAATACATAGAAAAATTCGGAATATCAACCCTTGTTCTATCGGGAAGCAGCAACGATTTAGGTCCTGCAAAAGCTTTAGGAGGCTTAACAAAAGGAGTTACACCCCTTGAAATGTCTGGGGCTTATGGTGTTTTCGGAAATGGAGGTACATATATTGAGCCTATTTTATACACCAGGGTGGAGGACAGCGACGGCAATATTTTGCTTCAAAAGGAACAGCAAAAGCATGAGGTAATATCTCCCCAGGCGGCTTATATGACCATTGACGTTTTAAAGGAAGTTGTTAATGGCGGAACGGGTTCGGCTGTAAAAAGCAAGGGAAACTTCACCTCATCGGCATCAGCAGGAAAAACAGGTACTACAGAAAAAGGGGCGGATGCATATTTTGCAGGACTGACTCCCTATTATTGCGGTGTCATATGGATGGGGCACGACAAGCCCAGTATAAGCATAAATGCAAAAAGCACCGAGACAGCATGGATGTGGGGAGACATCATGAGGCAGATACATACAGGCTTGGAGACCAAGGATTTTGAAATGCCGGAAGGATTGGTAACGGTTAAGGTGTGCAGGGACTCGGGAAAACTTCCTACGGAATTATGTCTTAAGGACCCCAGAGGAAGCAGGGTAATAGAAGAACTGTTTACAGAGGATAACGTGCCTTACGATACCTGCAAAACCCATGTTTCAATCAAAGTGGATATGTTTACCGGCAGGCCGGTCAATGAATTTTTTTATCCTTTCTTTACAGAAGAGAAAATTTATATTAAAAGATACCAGCCGGTGGATGACAGGGTTGAGGATTATGAATACCAGATACCCAATGAGCTTAATGATATGGGATATTAA
- the mnhG gene encoding monovalent cation/H(+) antiporter subunit G, translated as MKTIISSLFITAGLFYFFVGALGILRLPDIFTRAHSASLCDTLGALSLIVGLIIYCGFNFVSLKMLLIIIFIWLLSPTATHHIIKAEYLKEPYKHREIGGTDVEAV; from the coding sequence ATGAAAACTATAATTTCAAGCTTGTTCATAACGGCCGGCCTCTTTTATTTTTTTGTGGGAGCATTAGGGATTTTAAGGCTTCCGGACATTTTCACAAGAGCCCACAGCGCTTCATTATGCGATACTTTAGGTGCATTATCGCTGATAGTCGGCCTTATAATTTATTGCGGATTTAATTTTGTCAGCCTGAAAATGCTTTTAATAATCATCTTCATATGGCTGCTAAGCCCAACAGCCACACACCATATAATAAAGGCGGAATACTTAAAAGAGCCCTATAAACACAGGGAAATAGGAGGGACAGATGTTGAAGCTGTTTAA
- a CDS encoding hydrogenase subunit MbhD domain-containing protein yields the protein MLKLFNIIMLLILIIASVSISFLKNLNFAVIVFAAASLIMAILWQQLKAPDLAITEAAVGAGISTILLVLTLKRINGVKK from the coding sequence ATGTTGAAGCTGTTTAATATAATAATGCTTTTGATTTTAATTATTGCTTCTGTTTCCATATCATTTTTAAAAAATTTAAACTTTGCTGTCATTGTATTTGCAGCAGCAAGCCTTATAATGGCAATTCTGTGGCAGCAGTTAAAAGCCCCTGATCTTGCCATAACAGAAGCTGCCGTAGGTGCGGGAATATCCACCATTTTATTGGTGCTCACACTTAAAAGAATAAACGGGGTAAAAAAATGA
- a CDS encoding complex I subunit 5 family protein has protein sequence MDIIKSFPLLIVLTLFISSFILLLIKKAKAAKTISLLSLSFALLLSAIHMVFVLRGGSYYYSIGYFKSPFGIEFYITSIEGIMFLLFSFVSLMVIWYSAYSIDKDIKETHIPLYYLLINILIGSLLGVVFTNDIFNSYVFIEVGTLAACGIIVVKDKKENIKATLKYLFMSCLGSGLILMGIAFLYTMTGQLNMSYIHQSIINVQEDYKRTILITLSLFTVGLGVKSAMFPMHNWLPDAHSSAPAPSSAILSSLVVKAYAILLIKVLYRIFGLDIINQFPVLRIILILGSAGMIMGSVMAIFQKEIKRVIAYSTVAQMGYIFMGVGMGTELGISIAYFHIIGHAITKAALFLTVGFMIEHTGNKKIKDFHGIGKRLPLTLSLFTAGALSMVGIPLLPGFASKWNFALASIHKGELTLIGVILISSLLNAVYYLPIAINGFFGEEQESEKEIIKGIFLKELLPVVILSLCMVYLGAASEGIIELINMGLI, from the coding sequence TTGGACATAATAAAGAGCTTTCCGTTACTTATTGTGCTTACACTTTTCATTTCGTCCTTTATTCTGCTTTTAATTAAAAAAGCAAAGGCGGCAAAAACAATAAGCCTGCTTTCATTATCATTTGCCCTGCTTTTATCAGCTATCCATATGGTATTCGTGTTAAGGGGGGGGTCTTATTATTACAGCATAGGTTATTTCAAGTCACCCTTTGGAATAGAGTTTTATATTACTTCTATAGAAGGGATAATGTTTCTTTTATTCTCCTTTGTATCCCTGATGGTAATTTGGTATTCGGCTTACAGTATCGACAAGGATATAAAGGAAACCCATATACCTTTGTATTATCTTTTAATAAATATATTGATAGGCTCTCTTTTGGGAGTGGTATTTACAAACGACATTTTCAACAGCTATGTTTTCATAGAGGTGGGGACCCTGGCGGCCTGCGGTATTATTGTGGTTAAGGATAAGAAGGAAAACATAAAAGCCACATTAAAATATTTATTTATGAGCTGCTTAGGCTCAGGACTCATACTCATGGGGATAGCCTTCCTATATACCATGACGGGACAACTCAATATGAGCTATATTCATCAATCCATTATAAATGTTCAGGAGGATTATAAAAGGACAATTCTTATAACCCTGAGCCTTTTCACTGTGGGATTGGGAGTAAAAAGCGCCATGTTTCCCATGCATAACTGGCTTCCGGATGCCCACTCCAGTGCTCCCGCACCTTCAAGTGCCATATTGTCTTCACTGGTTGTCAAAGCCTATGCCATACTTTTGATAAAGGTACTGTACAGGATATTCGGCTTAGATATAATAAACCAATTCCCCGTATTAAGGATAATACTCATATTAGGAAGTGCAGGCATGATAATGGGATCTGTCATGGCTATTTTTCAGAAGGAAATAAAAAGGGTGATTGCCTATTCTACCGTCGCCCAGATGGGCTATATATTCATGGGAGTAGGTATGGGTACTGAACTTGGTATCTCTATTGCATATTTTCACATAATAGGCCACGCCATCACAAAAGCAGCTTTATTTTTGACGGTGGGCTTTATGATTGAGCATACGGGAAATAAAAAGATAAAAGACTTTCACGGTATAGGAAAAAGGCTGCCTTTAACTTTAAGCCTTTTTACAGCAGGTGCTTTATCCATGGTAGGGATTCCTCTCTTGCCCGGATTTGCAAGCAAGTGGAATTTTGCCCTGGCTTCCATTCACAAGGGGGAATTGACTTTAATAGGTGTAATATTGATAAGCAGTTTGCTTAATGCTGTATATTATCTTCCCATAGCTATAAATGGATTTTTCGGAGAAGAGCAGGAAAGCGAAAAAGAAATTATAAAAGGCATTTTTTTAAAGGAGCTTTTGCCTGTTGTGATACTTTCCTTATGTATGGTGTATTTAGGTGCCGCATCGGAAGGAATCATCGAATTAATAAATATGGGGCTTATATAG
- a CDS encoding NAD(P)H-dependent flavin oxidoreductase, with the protein MKLPSLQIDNLVAKVPIIQGAMGVGVSLSKLASAVANEGGIGVISGVQIGFNEPDFETNNKEANLRALRKEINKARHLSPGGILGVNFLVAMNNYKEMVKAAIEEKIDLIVSGAGLPKELPEFIKGTKTKIAPIVSSGKAAYLISKLWDKRYNYAPDMVIVEGPDAGGHLGFSVEELQNEKKPVLSNIVKDVLEAIKPYREKYNKLIPVIAAGGIFSGEDIAKYISIGASGVQMATRFVVTEECDADINFKTAYLNASEDDIQLVKSPVGMPGRAIRNSFIKSLEEGIKPVKKCYSCLHPCNPATTPYCISKALIEAVRGNISEGLIFTGINSYKLNKMTTVKELIKQLISEAEASMT; encoded by the coding sequence ATGAAATTGCCCTCTTTACAAATAGATAATCTGGTGGCAAAGGTACCCATAATACAGGGTGCCATGGGTGTCGGCGTCTCCCTTTCAAAATTAGCTTCGGCTGTGGCAAATGAAGGCGGCATAGGCGTTATTTCAGGAGTTCAGATAGGCTTTAATGAGCCTGATTTTGAAACCAACAACAAGGAGGCCAACCTCCGTGCCTTAAGAAAAGAGATAAATAAGGCCAGGCATTTAAGCCCCGGCGGCATATTAGGCGTCAATTTTCTGGTAGCCATGAACAATTATAAGGAAATGGTCAAAGCCGCCATCGAAGAAAAAATTGACCTTATAGTATCCGGCGCCGGTCTTCCAAAAGAACTTCCCGAATTCATAAAAGGCACAAAAACTAAGATAGCCCCCATCGTTTCCTCGGGAAAGGCAGCCTATCTTATATCGAAATTATGGGATAAAAGATATAATTACGCACCGGACATGGTAATAGTTGAAGGCCCTGATGCCGGCGGGCATTTAGGCTTTTCCGTTGAAGAGCTTCAAAACGAAAAAAAACCGGTATTATCAAATATAGTCAAGGATGTACTAGAAGCAATAAAGCCTTACAGAGAAAAGTACAACAAGCTCATCCCCGTAATTGCGGCAGGCGGCATATTTTCAGGAGAAGATATAGCAAAATATATTTCCATAGGCGCCTCCGGCGTTCAGATGGCAACAAGATTTGTAGTGACAGAGGAATGTGATGCCGATATCAATTTTAAAACCGCATACTTAAATGCAAGTGAGGATGATATACAACTGGTTAAAAGCCCTGTAGGAATGCCGGGACGAGCTATTAGAAACAGTTTCATAAAATCCCTGGAAGAAGGCATAAAGCCAGTAAAAAAATGTTACAGCTGCCTTCATCCCTGTAATCCGGCAACAACCCCCTATTGCATATCAAAGGCCTTAATTGAAGCTGTTCGTGGCAATATCAGCGAAGGCCTCATATTTACCGGAATCAACTCCTATAAATTAAATAAAATGACTACTGTAAAAGAGCTTATAAAACAGCTAATCAGTGAAGCAGAGGCCAGTATGACATAA
- a CDS encoding sodium:proton antiporter: protein MDVFFNNYFETAAMILFGIGFTTLLLNSNLIKKIIGFNIMDMAIFLFFIARGYIEGRDSPIIVKVFKGAEGYINPVPSALILTGIVVSVSTTAFALALTLKLHEQYGTVDIDEISNVGEE from the coding sequence GTGGATGTCTTTTTTAATAATTATTTCGAGACGGCGGCTATGATACTTTTTGGAATAGGGTTTACCACCCTTTTATTAAACAGCAACCTCATAAAGAAAATCATTGGCTTTAATATAATGGATATGGCAATTTTTCTCTTCTTTATAGCAAGGGGATATATTGAAGGAAGGGATTCTCCTATTATAGTCAAAGTATTTAAGGGAGCAGAAGGTTATATAAACCCCGTTCCTTCGGCATTAATACTTACAGGTATTGTGGTTTCTGTCAGCACCACCGCTTTTGCCCTGGCACTGACCTTGAAGCTTCATGAACAATACGGAACTGTTGATATAGATGAAATATCAAATGTAGGGGAGGAATAA
- the mbhE gene encoding hydrogen gas-evolving membrane-bound hydrogenase subunit E — MKRIIAIITAFILICILLTGIYELPSFGNKDNPSNNETMKYYIENVVLDTGAINIVTGIILDYRAFDTFVEASVLFTSASIVIMLLKGGSKGYFKDAEFKGIILKEISAIVIPLIQIFGLYVIFFGHLGPGGGFSGGTILGASLILIQLAFKKDKINDKAYNVFLRLLSGAAILYGVMKGYSFIAGGSHLPWWKPSLGTPGDILSGGYILPLNIIVGIIVSITMYFFYMLFDRGDV, encoded by the coding sequence ATGAAAAGAATAATTGCAATTATAACGGCATTTATATTGATCTGCATACTTTTGACAGGTATTTATGAACTTCCCTCCTTTGGAAATAAAGATAATCCCTCCAATAATGAAACAATGAAATATTATATTGAAAATGTAGTTTTAGATACAGGAGCGATAAATATTGTCACCGGAATAATACTCGATTACCGTGCTTTTGATACCTTCGTGGAAGCCAGTGTTTTATTTACTTCTGCTTCAATTGTAATTATGCTCTTGAAGGGGGGAAGCAAGGGCTATTTTAAAGATGCCGAATTTAAAGGCATAATATTAAAGGAAATAAGTGCAATCGTAATTCCCCTTATACAGATTTTCGGATTATATGTTATATTTTTCGGCCATTTAGGCCCGGGAGGAGGCTTTTCAGGAGGTACCATATTAGGAGCCAGTCTTATATTGATTCAGCTTGCCTTTAAGAAAGATAAGATAAATGACAAAGCATATAATGTTTTTTTAAGGCTGTTAAGCGGCGCCGCCATTTTATACGGAGTTATGAAGGGATATTCCTTCATAGCAGGAGGAAGCCATTTGCCTTGGTGGAAACCCTCCTTAGGCACTCCCGGAGATATTTTAAGCGGAGGATATATTCTGCCATTAAATATTATCGTAGGTATTATCGTATCAATTACAATGTATTTCTTTTATATGCTCTTTGACAGGGGTGATGTTTAG